From the genome of Trypanosoma brucei brucei TREU927 chromosome 11 chr11_scaffold01 genomic scaffold, whole genome shotgun sequence:
TCGTAAGGGACACCCTCCAAAACCTCGGACAGTCCTCTAGTAAGCGACAGGTGATGCATTCCCTCAACGGCACTAACCACAGTGAGCTTCGGCGTGGGAACGGACCTCACTTCCTCTGGGGGTGGTGCAACAGAATTGGAGTATTTCACAGCCGTATCAGTCACGTTGGCCAACTCCCTCAACGCAGCAAAGGCATTGCCAATCTGCGTTGAGGTGAACGGTGTGCTCTCAAAGCTTTGTCGCAGAATGTCCACCATCGATGGTGACTTTGCTTCCATTCCAGTGTTGTtcgcatcaccaccaccgttATTGGCGAGAGGAATGAAGAACTCCCTCCCACCATTCAACCGCCGTACGAGTGCATCGACAAACACACGAGTTTCATGCCACCCAGAGAGTTTCGCTACATCCATAGGCACCCACTTTCCACAGCGGTGATCATATACACGACGTGGAGAACATGTGAGTGCAGTGCGCATCGCTACATCCTTTTCCACCTGCGACGCCTTTTTGTACAACTGCTTGTATACAGTGCGAACAATTTTCTCCATCCTTTTGCTTGGTCCTTTTCCTCACACAACCTCGCCAGTCACCTACACTACTTGAGCAGAGGGAACCTGGCAGTTCTGCACGGTGGGGACATAAACGCCAAGTGGAGCGAAAAGACCACAACAGATGAGAAGTACGCCGAAGAGAAAAGGTACGCGTGCCACAATAAGTAAAGAGAAGAGCAGAACCGCTGGAAACGCCAGCAGATCACATTtcataaaaggaaaaaatatgtgatgatGAAAGGGACTACATAAAGTAGCAAAGGTGGAATAAACCGCAGAATCCCGCCCTCCCAATCCCCTTCTTTCGCTCTTGATACCGTAGCAAAGGCACCccatcaacaaaaagaagcaccAACGGTACGGTGTCCATCCCCGGAGCCCAGAACAgaatgtatttattttgacGCTGTTGATCAGGTCGCAAgaggtaaaggaaaaaaacaagtaaaaacaaagtaaaagagaCCACGCAGGAAGTACACACTAAATTCTGGCGGGCGCACCTCATGCACATACACCTTCATAACAACGGACAGCACGTAGACCCTGATTCAAAATGTTGAAAAGCCAATAAAAATCCTGCTGATTTGGGGAATATAACGATCCCTCGTATCTGCACGACGAACCTAAACCATGCCCTCCGCAGGTTCCTCGGCTTCCTCATCGTTTACAACTACACGTTTAACGACTAAATTCATTGGATTGCCTTTACGCGATTCGCGTATGCTCGCGGCATTATCAATGAACCGCTGCTCCTCCCACGCTGACTCCAAAGAGCTCCAAAGCCGCCATGTCACAACAGCCATCATCGGTCCCACCGGAAGGAACATGCGATTGTGGTAAATGGTGAGGTAGAATCCCATTGCAGTAGATATGGAGGAAACACCGGTTAGACCAAAAATACTCCACTGATACAAGTAAACGCTCCATGAGGCGCTTGTGTGCTCCTTTAGTAGCCGCGTGGACCCCTCTTTCGAAAGCGGGCCCcccgcagcagcaggaatCACATGTACATCAGTTCCCAAAGCGCTTGCTCTGGCGACACGTTGGCGATGATCCCGTTGACTGGTGAAATCCTCAAGAACGGACAACCGTGCCGCTCGCCGCACCTCCTCATACGTCAGCTTCGGTGCTGCAGGTCGTTTAATGGAAGGCGCAGGCGGAGCGCTGACGCTCATCTGGGAGGGTTGCTCCATGGCGTCACTGCGATAAACTTTTCGTATCAATAGTGGGTAGAGAGCGGGGTGGGTATTAGGTAGGTGATGGAAGGGAACGAGTGACGGTTAACCGAGTTAAAGGGCAACGCGGAAGCAAGCATAGACAGCCATGTGCTtcatttttaaaatattacACAGAATACATTTcacttccactgatcacaaaAAGAGCGTATGAATTCATACACGTCCGTAACAGCATGTTGTGCTTCCTCACCAATACCACTAAATCACTCGACAGATTTGTTTGCGGTTGAACCCTCCTCAATCAGTCACCCCCATACATGGAtgcgcttcttttttctcattcGCTTTGGAATGTGGGTTGCTACACGGAGCGCAGCGGCACCACGGCACCGCGACTCGATCGTGAATTTTCCGTAGGCAACACAGCACACTAGCGCAAACCAAACGAAACATGAGTTATGGCTGAACCCCACGCGAGATTCACCTAACAACATACGCTACCGAGGTGCCACACAACCAAAACCCGGTACATACTTGTACAAAGAAATAACCACCAGTTGAATGCAAAGGTCTTCGTTATCCACATTGTGGTACCGTACAGTGGTCCACACCATTTATTTTagaaaaaagcacaaaaccGCACCTAATAAACCCAAACTCCTCACTTGTACGGAACGGTGAGTCCTTCCCACTGGGACTAACGGCAGTGCTAACCGTAGCCGTAACGTCCCACTTTCGTGTAACATCTACGGGTCAAAGGCTTGTGCAGTGAGGCGGCTCCCCTGCAGAAGTATGGCCTGCTTTTGTTCGAGATCCTTCTGCAGTAAGGCGAATTCCGATCTGCGTTCCACTACAGTCCCCAATTCCCGCTTAAGGTGCTTCATTAGCTCCTGCACCTCGCCACGACGCCGCTGCAAGAGCTCGAAATCGTGACGCAAGATTGATTTTGCCCCTTCCAATTTTGCTATGCACAGCACCGCATCCAGCTGCTGAGACATCGTCTTCTCCTGCTCTGACATAAGTGATAGCAACTCCTCAAATAACTTCACCCAACGCCCATCCACTCCCCGCCGCGCCGTTGTGACACGCACACGCTCCTTCTCCACAGCATTATAGACATTGTCCCGTTGGCTGCGCAATGCCGCAAGGCGAGTAGCGAGGGTGTGACCCTTGTTAGCAATGTTTCGTAGGACACAGACGTTAGTTGAGGCGACAGGAAGCTGGGTCTGCCCAACCCCCGCGTGATCAGAACCTATACCGGTAGCGGCAAAGTCACCGATCAATTCTTGAACTGAAAGCTCCTCGAAACCCCACTGAAGCAGTTCCCTTTGTTCATGTTCCCACGCTGTACGTGTAAGCTCTACGCTGGCTACGCGTGATTCCTGTAAAACGTGGTGCTGCCGCGCGCACTGAACAGCTTCTTGTAGCTTCTCACTGATTTGCTCGCGGAGCTCGCCACAACGTAACCGCGTGCCGCTCAACTCGTTTTGTCGTCTCTGCGTATCGTCAAGAAGCGACAAAACAACAGCCTCCTTCTCTTGTATACCCATGCGCAGATCAAGCATATCATCCATTAGTAAGGACATCACACCCTCCGCCTGAGAACGAAGGGTTTTGTTCCATAATTTTTGACCTTCAAGTTGTTCTCGTATGGAACTCTCCAACTTCCTGACGGATGCAACGACAAAATCGGCCCTGgatgtgcatatattttttatttcttccttttttcttgaaGTTTTGCTCTCGGAGTCACGCAGCCGGCCCAGCTGGTCTCTCAACGTGTCCAGCTCCGCGCTATGAAGTTTCTCAAGACAACCCAGCTCCATCCCACAACGGCTCTGTTGCTCCACATATTGACTCCGCGCAACGCTGTCGTCGCTGGCCCTCACTGCCGCAGCCTTGCGATCGGCACATTCAATAGCTTCTAGCGTTAATTTTTGAAATCTCCGTGCAGCCTCATTGGCTTTTGTTGAAATGTCGTTCATGCGAGATTCCATTCGCTGTTTGGCAAGTTCACGAAGTTTTTCAGTCGCCTGCCGAAGTCCATCGCGTACCTCTGTGGTTCTTTTGGACCTCTGCTGGGCGCGGTTGTTGAAAAAATCGAGGTATGTCGACGCCATCTCTCGGAAAAAGGTATTCAGCAGTTCCTTTCTCGCGGTCGCGTCCTGCAAATATGACAGCGTGTGATTATGTCGTACCTCACGAGCCACTTCATTGGTTTCTTTATGCAAGTAATCAACAACACTACCTGCAATTGACGCGAGTCTCTCCTTATTCCACTGCTGAAACAGACGGAGGGCGGCAGATATTTTCACCTCAATGTTGGTACCACCACCCGCCTCACTTTCGCTGTCATTAGCATAGCTACTAGCAGACATTCTGTCCTCTTCATCAGTAAGGGCAACTAAAATTCCCTCCTCATCGAATCTATGGTTTTGTAGCAACAGCtctcgctgctgctgcatacGCTTTATTCTTTCTTGAGTGTTTTCTATACTGGTTGCAAACGATTTCAACTGACCTTGATACACTTCACTTGTTGCAACAGTTATCTCGTCAGATTGCTGTCTCAGTAAACGTATGGTATTCTCCTCAAGAGATTCAATGCGTTTCCGGTTCTGTTCCTCCAACGTTTGCCGTTCAGCAACCAAAGAAACCTCACCTGATTCAAGCTGCATTTCCTTCTGGATAATCGCAGTTTCCAGCTCTATTAGTTCAGTGTCTGACTTTATTTGAAGCAGGTTTATTTTACTCTGAACCTCACGGAGCTCGATTTCAACCGCGTCCAACGACGCCAGAAGATCCCGCTGTTCAGCTCGCCGtcttgcttcttctttgtttacCTCCACaactccctcttcctccccccACTTTGGTGCTTTTCGAGCCTCGGAGGAGGTTGATGTAGTTGGTTTCCGCCTAGACGGTACAGGACCCTCCAAAAAAGCCAAAGGGTCATCATCGTCGATATACAATGTATCATTGTTTCCAACGCCACTTAGTAGAGACGCACCCCCTTCAGCACGCGTCGCCGCTCCTGTTGTCGACATTGGGGATGCCTGCCACCTTCCAGCTGTTGGGGCGAGAAATGACAAAGaatcttcttcccttttagTTGCTGACGTTTGTGGCAGGTCGTCGTCTAATTCCCATGGAAGGGATTCCTTCGTCACCGCTTTCGCACCAGCTGTGGATTGGGACGCCACCTCCGACCCTTGTTGCCGCCGTCCAGCTCTTCTGCCAACTCGATTCTCCTCTCCAACAAAAGAAGCGcttgctgcagcagcggatgTCTCCAGCGTTGGCACAGGTGTGGTGACTGAAGGGTTCGGTTGCTTTGCTAACGGTTTCGGCATCTGTGCCATCACGGCTTCAAGCGATTTCAGGTCATCCGCGAAGAGATCGTCAAAGTTCATCGTCAGTCCCACCAAACCGCGGACCTCTAGACAAACAGCTatgtgaagaaataaaagagaggaggagagattctttaaaaatagaagacACCTGGAGGTGAACATGCAACCGTGTTGCGGAAGTAAAACTTCTAGGAAAGCATAGCACAACAAAAGTACACCGTGACGCCCCCAATATAACGTCGCAAGCCCTCATACCGTGAAAAAGAACGAACCTCCTCGTCCGTCCTCCCCCGAGACTGTCCATTACACGCCCACTAATGGAGGTGAGGACACCGATATCTACATACTCACATATTCAACATTTCATATTGTTTGTACGTATGCAAcacatttcctttcattcaAGTCATTCAGTGTAaatccacacacacagacagtGTGGGATGCCCTTCAGCAAGATACTGGAAGAAGATCAGATGATTAAAATGCCATGAGTGATTGTTTGAACATAAGTCGGcagcaaaaataaagcatgacgcagaaaacaacaaaaaacagaataagGGGAATAAAATAGTGAGTGTCTCGAAAGGCAGTGTACAAAGCAGTTTGGGAAAAAATGTCACATCAAACACTTCAGCACACTACCGTAAGCGTGAACAGAGTGAGGGAACATCATCTAAATATAACGGCAGTAAGGCGTTCATAGCATGCAAAGGTGCGACCACGCAGCGACAATACTTTATAAACTCACTCACGTGGGTGTCTCCTGGGAGATGGAAGCGTCAGTTAGCTGTGACTGGCTCCGGTTCATCGACGTTTTCACCACCGGTCTTAGACAAAGGCTGATAACATGTCTGATTGATAAAGAAGAGCAACGCTTTTATTATCTTTTCCTTATCATCCCACGACAGGTCGTTCAAATACACCCCCTTACCGTCTTCGCCGAGGTTTATGTGTAATCTGCTATCCACGTTCTCTACAGTACCTCTAACGGGTGCGTCCTGCGTTGGCTTGATACCATTACTATGGGCACGCCGCAGAGGCGCAGGTCTTTCCTGTCGGGCCTGCTTCCCAGCGGCTGAAGTAGCGGATGCGCAAACCTCCTGAACAGGAGGTGGGGGTGCAGGAACGCACGGACTATGTGGCTGCAATCTAGTCTCTCCTGTGGATGCAGACAAAACCGCTGAGTTCCGTGAACTTAGGTTTGGCTCCGCTTGCTGTGCCTTTTGAGGTGGGGACAGTTGCGGAAGTTTAGAGCTAAAACTAGCGCACTGTTTCAGCGTCGAGTTAGAATGCAGCGACATACTTGGCGACGTGTGGCTTGTTGAATGTGGCGTGTTCCCCCTATTTTTCGAAGACTTTGTACGCATCTTGCGCACATCATTTAACGCAACATAGAAAAATTTTTCCAAGTCAGACCTCTGTTCTACAATTTTTGACGCAGCATACCTCATCCGCTGCAGCTCGGTTCGGTGGCATCGCAGCGAGCTCTGTGTCTCCGCAAGTGCCTTTTCCAGCGCCTGAATTTTCCCCTCATACTGGCGGGAAAGCTCTTCACGAAGCGATTTCTTCTCCTGCAAAAGCTCCTTCACGTGCTGTTCCAACCGCTGTGTCTTCATTTGCATTTCACATGAACGTTTGTTGCTATTAGCAATGCGCCGAAGAGCCTCCTCACATGCGTGCTGATGCAAGTCCCCTTTTCTCCGCTCGTCCACAAACTCTGCAGCTTTCATCGTTGTCAACTGCATCAACTCGTCAATATCCTTGACGAGACGGGTGCGCTCCTCCTGCAGTTCCCTGTAGTTCTTCAAAAGTTCATGAGATTTCTTCTCCAACAGCAGCGAAGATTCATGTTCCACACGCGCCTGATGGGACTCACGCATCGTCTCCTCAAGTGCAAGTAGTCGCATTTTTCGGTCGACTGTCTGAAACCGGAGAGCTGAAAGTTCGCTTTCGTGCCGAGCGGTCATTTCTTCTATTTGGTCACGCAGCCGCTGTACCTCCAAGCGGCTCTCTTCGCGAAGGTGTATGCTCCGTGCACAGGCCCGCATCTCAGTCTGTAATCGCTGCGTTAGTGCTGCATACTGAGCAACCTGTTCGTCGCGCTCACCCAACATCTGAGTATATTGCCTCCGAACAGCCTCCGTAGCTTCATTACCCTCGTGTTGGAGTCGGTTTATTTCATTCTGTTGCTCCATCACAGTATTCCGTGCCTCTTCCAACTTTTCCTTGAGGTGCTCCACCACCTTGATAGACTCCTCTTCCTGCCTCTGCAATTCCAACCGTAGCTGCTCATTCTCTCGGGCCATAACCTCACAGCTGCGGGCGTAATCATTCATTGCCGCCTTAGCAACACGCAGATCAACGTTGGCAAAAGTGGAGATAACAGTATCGCCGCTTGGAACTGCATTGGTGCGCTGCGGAGCCTCCGGCGTGGAGAGTCGATTCCGCCGCCCCGAACCCGGGGATACTCTAGACTGCATTGTCTTGTTAACAGAATTCACAAGCTTTCTACCACTCCTATTTCCTTCTTAACCCGTGAAGCTCCCCTGCTATTGTTCTGCTTTCGCTTTTGCGTGACTCAAATACgtgttttctcccctttgaaGCACCGCTTCCGCGCCCTCCTTTACAGATCCAAAAGGGAGAGACCTAACTGAAAAAAGGTAGAATCTTTCTCGCACCAACACAATGGGTGCAACCACCACAAACTGCTTTTGTAGAATTCCTACGCACACTACCACACACCTCGTAATTCAGGcgcaaataataaagaatTGACGCGCGAAGGCGTGGCACCATCAAGCAAAAGGAGAAGTCGGGAAAATGGAcgcaagaggaagaaagggtgggaaaacaaagcaagACAACGGATGCAGGGAACCACTAGGGAACACAtgcaaaggggaagggaaaaaggagaagtggTCATGCTCCTTTTTCAAGTATTCTTTTGCGGCAGTAAAATAAGTGAACTGATCCATATTCCCAAAAGTggatgtaaaaaaaaaaaaacgtagtCGTATCGAGGGAAGAGCTCCCCTAGGACATGAGAACAACAATTAAAAGAACGAGAAGGCTAAAGttgatttttaaaaaaagtatgtAACACTTGTTACCCCCTCTTTTCAGCTGCTCGCACTCACGCCACACCCGCCTTAtacatttcttcttccccgCCTCCCCCTCCACGGTTTTTTCCTTAAATGCCGCTGCCCCACTTCCAGTGTGGAGGCCGTCACCTTCTGCCATGAACGGGATCTGCACCGGTGGCTGTGTTACTACCTAATTCGTTTTCCGTAATTCTTACGATGAAGGTATGGAAACAATAAGCGCCTTTCGTCGGAGCCTGTGCCAGTGGGTTCCAAGGCTGTCAGAGAACCTTATTTACCATAGGAGGTATCGCAATGCGTTAATCTTTTAACCATGTTGCCCTGGGACCATTGCAAACACCATTTCAGTATCCCGACGGGGGTGGTGACACCTACCCTTCTTCCTCGTGAGCACATTACGGAACCCTATGGCACTACAATGATGTGTCACGGGTCGTCAGGATCCCACTACATTACACTAATGGATatcaaccccccccccaaaaaaaaggagcaacCAGCTCGGTTTACCTTAACAGTGTCGCGTTTACTGACCACTATCCTCTTCTTCGCCctcctcatcgtcatcaCCCTCAATCCAGCGCCGCTCCTGCTCAAGTCGGTCAGCGGAACGCCTCTCGTTGCGTTGCACAAACGGGTTCGATGGATCCTTCTGCCACATCTCCCACAGTAAATCGTTGTACTGCGAACGTCTCAAACCAGGTCGCTCCTCTCGTAACCTGGGAAGTTGTTCCTCACAGAATAGCCGGTAAAGGACGCGAGCGCGCTTGCCAATATGACGGTCCTCGGGCACCACCTGTTCCCCCGGATTCCGGAGTTGCAGAGCCGAGAGAGCTTCATTCAAGGGACCCTCAGCGACCGCACCACCTTTGCTCCAGTCTCCTGGTTTCTTCAAATTCCCCGCTGAAGGGTCGCCGGCGCCTCCAGCCGCAAGTTGACTTTGGTTCTCCCTTGGTTCCACCTGCTTTTTCCTATCGTAATCTGCGAGCACCTTCGACAGGTCCTTTTGCATCTGGCGCCGTGAAACCTTCTGTGGCACTTTTGCACTGAGTTCCTGTTCCTCCTGTAGAAGTAACTCTTTTTTGAGCGCACGCTGCTCCGCTTGGCGCTGAGCCTTCTCCTCAGCCTCACGTTGTTTTGCCTGCTTCTTCAGTGCTTTGGCATCACTTTCAGCCCACAGcgcatcctcctcttcctgtcgcttttttgctttaatttGGGCGCTGCGCTCTTGTTCACGCTCACGGGCCTCCACAGCGTGGCGGTTCATAAATTTGTTAGCCTTTGCTCCGCTCGGCATGATGAATATCCAATACTTTCGTCTGAAGGATGCATCATCAAAGAGATGGAAAAGACTGTGCAAAAGGGCTCGATAATTACAaagcacaaaagaaacacagtAAGAGGTGAGTATCGAAGGCCAAACACGTGACAGCACGCAATGAAAAATCAACGCGATCAGCAGTGGCACGCCCACCATACGGGGATGTGCGCACGCTCCCCCATTTTAACGGTGCAAACGCACTGCAAGCACACAACCGTCGTGTACTACAGGTCGAAGATAGAGTCCTTGGGCTGCAGCCGCACGACAGCTCTCCGCTATGACACGCACGAGCTGAACTCCATCTGAATCACTGTGGTACAGTGAGGAGCGCCGATTTAGAAGCGACGCTGCTGCGTTTTCAAGTATAACTAATGAAGAGGGAGTTAAAGGAGACCGGGCTGTAGTACCCGTTGGGTACGCACAGAACACCATCACCTTCCCCACGGCAGCGCTTCCACGGTGCAATTCCGGCACCTCGTGGCCATCGTACAGATGCATGGACTGAATCACGTCATCAACTCTGCGGTGAGCGCTGCGATTCCGCTCCGAGGCGTCAAAAAAACTTGTCTGTATTCCAGTCACATCAACAAGACGACGCGAACGAAAAGAGGCTGGCGTGGCGGAAGTACTCTTTACAACAACATCACCAGGGTAGAGAGGCGGAAGTGAGGCAACACACGATGCAGGTAACTTCCTTCCAAAGCGCCGTTCATAGTAACTATTGCCGAGAAAAGTTA
Proteins encoded in this window:
- a CDS encoding hypothetical protein, conserved (GPI-Anchor Signal predicted for Tb11.02.1920 by DGPI v2.04 with cleavage site probability 0.1462 near 186), with protein sequence MNVPVKLSGRCYWGKPSGFAGSLVYMPLTGSEDSTNHCGTPLTFLGNSYYERRFGRKLPASCVASLPPLYPGDVVVKSTSATPASFRSRRLVDVTGIQTSFFDASERNRSAHRRVDDVIQSMHLYDGHEVPELHRGSAAVGKVMVFCAYPTGTTARSPLTPSSLVILENAAASLLNRRSSLYHSDSDGVQLVRVIAESCRAAAAQGLYLRPVVHDGCVLAVRLHR